Sequence from the Meriones unguiculatus strain TT.TT164.6M chromosome 5, Bangor_MerUng_6.1, whole genome shotgun sequence genome:
aggaagattgcagcatattcaaggccagcttagattacacaatgaaacactctgaaaaacaaacaaacaaataaacaagcaacaacaacaaaagcccagccaaagaaaaccaaaacaactccCCTAACGCGAAGAGGCAGACAAGAACAACAGTTGGGTAGGGAGGTACACCTCTCACCATAACCGGAGCACTCACGGGGGAGGAGCAGAAGCAAGAAAGGAGGCCTGCCAAAGCAGCTTAAGCTGTGAGTTTCAGgaccggggtggggtgggggtgggggcgacGAAAGCAAGCGATCCAGAAACAGCACGTTAACCAGAGGAGCCCAGTAAATGTTTGTTAGGTTGAACTAGAAGTGTCAGAAGCAGGGCACGGAGCTCCCAGCTCTAAGAAGAAGGCAGTTGAAGGATTGGTGATGTTGAGTGAAAGCTGTCTTGTCTGGGTTTGCGGTGGGAGGGCGACGAGAGACTGTTCTGCACAGACCCAGTTGGGGCTCATAACTGCCCTGTGAGAGGCTCGCACCTTGGCGCGGGGCTGCTGGGAGCTGCTCGCTAGCCACCCCTTCGGGACACTTAGCTTCCACACAGGTGTTCTAAATTGTTTTGGTTTTCGCCTCTTTCGCTAAACTCCTCAAAGTCTCAGAGCccggtggggaggggtggggataAGTGACACTTCTCAGCGCTAAGCAAAACAGCACCCGGAGTGGAAAAGATGACCACACTTCACAAAGgactggggggcggggggggggggtggagaagCAAGCCCCGCTGAAGGGCAGTGTGCTGTGGCACTTCATTCTACCCGTGTGAAAACTTTCTCCCTGCTTTACTTTTCCGCAGGTCCCTAACTTTCTACAAGGGACTGCGCTCTGCCCTCCGCCTCTTCCTTCATGACtccatagtattttttttttctttacgcTTCGCTGCTACTACTGTAGACGCCTGCCTTCTCGGTATTTGCCTTACGATCTTGGGTGCCTTGATTGTAAACAAAACACTTTAGATCCGTAGTGAGGTCGGCTAAGCTCAGCCTTTCTGCTGGCAGCCAGACTTCTTAAGGTGGAGTGGCCCGCGCTGCTTTACGTGTGGGAGTAACAGCCCAACAAAATGGTGCTCCTACAGAAGGCTGAAAGATGCCGGCTGTGCAGGGACAGAAGCATGAAGTTTCTGCTTCTGTACGGATATTACGGTGATGAATAAAACAAACTTCTGTAGTGAGttgtaatttttctgttttacgTAAGATCtgtagttcacacacacacacagagttgctCCTGGCAGTCCACCAATTATATTCTAGTTTAGTTTAATTTTGAGTCCTGGTCTCCcatagctcaggatggccttgaactctctgcgTCGTTGAGGATGTCCAAACTCCCGGTCTTCTTGCCTttacctccacagtgctgggatctTCAGCAATTTAGAATTTATGGTTTCGGTGTCAAGGATGGATATATATTGTGGACAGAAGGCTCACCCAAATTGTACTGTGCCCGCTCCCGAGGTTCAGTGAATCACGCAGGGATGTTAAATGTCAGGGGAAACAGCTGGgggactggtgagatggttcaatgggtaaGACCTGTGCCACAGGGGCCTGCCAACCTGAGCTTGCTCTGCAGAACCCTTGTAAAGGTGAAGGGAGGAAACAACTCCACGGCTGCGCACACGCGTGCACACTGTCACGGCTTGtacaataataaaatttcaattattacagtgtgtgtgtgtaggtcagctAGAGAGCTGACTCCTCCTACAAGGTCTtttgacacatacacacacacacacacacacacactggattcCTGACCATCTTGCCTTGCTGAGGAAGGATGGTGTCAAGCCCAGCATCCCTagctacttgggaagctgaggcagaggcccagggttcaaggccagcctgatcagtACAGTGCAAAACCATCTCAAAACACCACAGGAGATGCCAGTCCCACCTCGATCCCAGCTGAACCCTCTCCTGCGTCAGCTCAGAaggcctggctttgaactccacCGTCAATGCTGCCCTCTTCACCGCTCTCTGAGCAACACCCATCTTTTTGGAATCTGTATTTCAGTTGATGTAGTAGATGCCACAGGCCAGGGACAGCTGCATTAACCAACAGTGGCATCAAGGAAACATCTGCAGGCAGCCCAGGCCTGGAAAGAACCATTTTGGATCCCTGGACGAAGAGAAAGACCTACAGACTGCAATCCACGCAAATCCAGACAAAACCCGGAACGCTGCGACCaccaggaaggagagggagagaaaaggaaccaGCCTGAGAACGCGAGGAGACCTGCATCTAGTCCTGGTTCTGCCACCAGCTGAATGGAAGTCCCCAGACAGGAAACCTGAGTCTCAATTTCCTCATTGGTAAAAAAGAGGTAAAACCGCAAGGTCGCAAAGGGCCTCCTCGACTGTTACATTCTGAATTTAGGAGGTGAGGCAGGCGCTCGTGCACGcacgccccccacccccccaaaccTGGCAGACAAGATGTGGCTAAGAAAACAAGTCAAGATTCAGTCTCACCTAGGGGATGGGCGCGtatgaaaactaaaacaaatttaATTTCCAATAAAAGTTATTATGTTTAGCGCCAACCAAGACTGTTGGGAATACTACTGGGTAAAGCCCATGAAATCCCATTGAACTCTGAGCCGTGACAGGCCTCATTCTGTCACCGTGGTCAACAATGATGGAGAAATGTAACGTTACaaaggagcaaagaaaacacCCAAAAGGTATTACTGGGTGTCAGTAATGGCGTGATCACTTGCTGCTACACTTAGATCCTCAGGGAAGTGCTTCCACCCCTTAAAAGCCTGCAGCTCTCTAAAAGCATTGGCTGGCATTTGAATATTGTTCTGAGTGAGTAGGGAGCAGCGGCCTGGTGGGAGAAAAaatggggaggaaggaaagaactgtTGTAGTTGGCGCCTGGACTCAGGTGGAGGAAACTGCTTCAGCCCGGGAAAGAATTGAAAAGTATAAAGAAGGGTTCCCACAGGCAGACTATGGCAACGGCCTTCACTGTGTCGGGAACTGAGAAAATCAGAGCCGGGTGTACCTGGTTTTTTCAAAATTTAGCGTCTGGGATGGCTACAAAGCAGGTGAAGAGGCTTGGGAGATTGAAATTTCAATCTGGAGAGCCTTAGGTTGGGAGTGCTTGGATTCAGGAACACCCTGATAAGAGCCGTCAGTCCTGGCCGGTTCCTGAAGGCCCAGGCTTGTCCTAGCCTAGCTTCTGAGGTCAGGCTAAGCGGCCGATTCCCGCACCCCAGCTAAGTACCGTGCCAAGGGGGGTTCCCAGGCGCTGGGCCAAGGTTTCCCGGGTCTCCCGCACCCCCTCCCGCATCTCCACCTCGGCGAAGGCAGGCTGAAGTAGCCACGGAGGCTGCTAACAAGCCGCCAGCGATCTCGgagctacccccccccccccccccgccccggccCAAGGCCCCGGGTTTCGCGGGCGAAGACCCGGAGGTCGCGATCGGGAGCGCGCCTGCCAGCGCAGCTCCGCAGCGCCCCGGGGACCTCGATCCCCAGGTCCCCGCCTGGCCGCCGCGCAGGCCCCTCCCCGGCTCTCCGGCCGTTTGGCTAgtttgtttgtcttattttttaatttctccgGGGCCAGCCAGAGCAGGTTTGTTGGCAGCCGTACACCTCCGAGCAGTCACGCGACCAGCCGACGTCCTGGCGGCGCTACGGGGAGGCGGCGCGCCCTCGGGAGCGCGGAGAGGCGGCGGCGCCGCGCCCCGGGGGCCACCTTAAGCGCGCGCTCGCCAGCCTGGGCGGAGCGGCTCCCGGCGCCGAGGCCAATGGAGCTCCTCCTCTGTTTAAATAGACTTGCTGTGTCAATCATCTTCTTCTTCGTCAGCCTCCCTTCCACCGCCATATTgggcaactaaaaaaaaaaaaaaaaaaaaaaaaaacaacgggGGGGAGGGCTCGCGCTTTCAgggtgttgcttttttttttttttaacctccccCATCATCCCTTATCCTGACTCACTCGCGACTCCGAGGCTCGCGCGGCGGCAAGGTTTGGAGAGGGGCTGCGTTCGCGGGACCCACGGGCTCGCCCCAGCCTGCACTCCCGACCGCTCGCCACCTCCTCccgcctcctcccctcccttccccgcCCTCCTGTACACTTGATCACTGAGCTTCGAGCTGCGCGGCGGCCGGGGCGTCTCTGCGCTCTCTCTCCCCTTAGACCTGCGCGCTCCGGCGGCTCGGGCGGTCGCTCGCTCGCTCGCCCGCCCTCCTCTGCTCCACTTGACTCTCCGGGTGCCGTCGCCGAACTTCCCGCAGGGGTTCGCGCTGCGGCCGGGGCCGTTTTCGCTTTTGTTcggttttgttgtttatttccatttttattgttatcgttattactattattccctccccccctcctcctccgGAGAGCGCGAGCCGAGGCGGCGGTCCACACCCGCCCGGGGAGAAAGATGTCAAACGTGAGAGTGTCTAACGGGAGTCCGAGCCTGGAGCGGATGGACGCCAGACAAGCGGAGCACCCCAAGCCTTCCGCCTGCAGAAACCTCTTCGGCCCGGTCAATCACGAAGAGCTCACCCGGGACTTGGAGAAGCACTGCCGAGACATGGAAGAAGCGAGTCAGCGCAAGTGGAACTTCGACTTTAAGAATCACAAGCCCCTGGAGGGCAGATACGAGTGGCAGGAGGTGGAGAAGGGCAGCTTGCCGGAGTTCTACTACAGACCCCCGCGCCCCCCCAAGGGCGCCTGCAAGGTGCCGGCGCAGGAGAGCCAGGATGTCAGCGGGAGCCGCCAGGCGGTGCCTTTAATTGGGTCTCAGGCGAACTCCGAGGACCGGCGTTTGGTGGACCAAATGCCTGACCCATCAGACAGCCCGGCGGGGTTAGCGGAGCAGTGCCCGGGGATGAGGAAGCGACCTGCAGCAGATGGTAAGGGCTCTCTGGAGAGCGTGAAATGTcttgcctgtctgtctctgtggcgTCCTTTTTGCCAGACCCCTAGTCGAGTTGGATTTCCCCAGCGTCTCTTCTGCTTCAGCTCTGGGAGATCGAGCCTGTGCGAAGCTTAGATTGGAAATAACCCCCCTAGCCGACTGCTCGGCCTGTTTATGATTTTGCAGTCAGAAGccggagatagtaagatctgatAACTTCCCCGGCCTAACACATCGCGGTTCCTCCCCTCTAGCCAGCTTGTAGGTATGTGACAAAAGTTGGGGTGTTTACCAAGTGCCTCCTCCTTGGttagggggagaaagagagctgCGGGGCGTAGAATTCTCCTTCTGTTAGTGGAAACAACCTCATTTTGTGTCCTCGGAGAGCTACCGGGGATGCCGGGTCCAGGGGTCGTGGGTGGAGGTGGTGGGTAGTTTTATCCCTTGACTCTCGGGCCAACTTCTTGTCAGCCATTGTTCTCGCTAATAAagatggtttgtgtgtgtgtgttcttttaaaatttttttccctTGCCCCCTCTTAGATTCTTCTTCGCAAAACAAAAGGGCCAACAGAACAGAAGAAAATGTTTCAGACGGTTCCCCGAACGCTGGCACTGTGGAGCAGACGCCCAAGAAGCCCGGCCTTCGAAGACACCAGACGTAAACAGCTCCGGTGGGTTAATGAGGAAGAGCACGAAGCTGACACCCCAGCTGGGCTGCGCTCCCTGGGGGGCCTGCAGACCCCAGGACTGCTGGCAGATTAGCTCCCTGCCAGGAGGAATTATTTTCTTAGGTCAAAAAATTAACAGTGTGAAGGCTAGAATcacttgggggtgggagggaggggggagggaactgTAATGCAGTGTTTGTGTCCCAAGATTTTTGCCTTAAAATGGAGCCAGAACTAGTGTCCCAAGCAAGTTGGGACTTGTCACCAAGGCCCCAAAGGATAAGGAAGGTCATATCCTTAGGAATCCCACCAAAACTTGGTCCAGGAGTGGTAATTTTCTTCCCCCATTTAAACACGAACTGAGGCACCCACACTCTTCATGAGAATCCATTTCTTAGATGTTTATATTAGGCCAATAACCCATTTTGaaccattaatttaaaaaactgaaaatatttaattacatttaaaaatttaagaggAAACCTAGGTACTCATTGTGCACATTGGTTAGGAGTGTGAATAGGGCCTCTGTGACCtgcattctttttattatttttactaagtGACTTTCCTTGTATGCTGATTAAGttttggagagagagaagggaacttcatgctacaaaaaaaaaaaaaaaaaaaaaaaactagaatggAAAGTTCAGAAGTACTAACTCTCCCACAGATTTTCTGATTTTAACCCTGAGGTTACAAAGCAGAAGTTAACCGAGCAGCCAGAGGAAGCAATCATCCAACACATCAGCAGTCTATGCTAATTTGCTGAAAGAGGATGGTTTGGTTGTTTATAGGGGAAATGGATGATCATAGATGTTGGGACACTGAGCAGGTCCAGCACCtcctcagtttttttgttttttttttttaatgtatcaaaATTTCATCACCCTGATTACCTAATTAGAGTAACCCAGCCCCTAAATTTACATAGATTGACTATTCATAATCTGACTACACATATTAATAGTTTATAAATTCCTTACAAACAAAGACAGGGCTATTTCCAGAGCCCACTCATAACCCAGCATATAAAGAGGTCTTAACAGTTAATAACTCTTCAGGTCCTCATTtatagaaattttttaaaaatttagtaatATAGAGATAATTTCAGGCTCCAGTTTGTTATGTTTGtaaattataatgtcataatatactTCTAAaacctagcattttttttttagagcggTTAGAAAATGGTACATGAGAACCACTTTCCATATTATACCCTCTCGTAAGTGGGAAAATAGGATAGAAGTTCTTTCTAAATGTCCATCACACCTCTAGCTTTAGTTGGTTTGTGAGGGT
This genomic interval carries:
- the Cdkn1b gene encoding cyclin-dependent kinase inhibitor 1B yields the protein MSNVRVSNGSPSLERMDARQAEHPKPSACRNLFGPVNHEELTRDLEKHCRDMEEASQRKWNFDFKNHKPLEGRYEWQEVEKGSLPEFYYRPPRPPKGACKVPAQESQDVSGSRQAVPLIGSQANSEDRRLVDQMPDPSDSPAGLAEQCPGMRKRPAADDSSSQNKRANRTEENVSDGSPNAGTVEQTPKKPGLRRHQT